A window of Mytilus edulis chromosome 10, xbMytEdul2.2, whole genome shotgun sequence contains these coding sequences:
- the LOC139490967 gene encoding GSK3-beta interaction protein-like produces MDQDEHTLRIEAEEVVKEVAYAVKFVIISPNLPSTNELVYLNLETKENEEFCVELSVRGFRVVSQHFDKIENLESRCYETIYALLDNLSPGYRNTFGDTLAMKLYSIQERQSEDASI; encoded by the exons ATGGATCAAGATGAACATACACTTCGTATAGAAGCAGAAGAAGTTGTTAAAGAAGTGGCATACGCTGTGAAGTTTGTTATAATATCTCCCAATTTACCAAGCACCAATGAACTAGTATATCTTAATTTGGAAACGAAGGAAAATGAAGAATTCTGCGTGGAACTGTCAGTTCGTGGATTCAGG GTTGTAAGTCAACATTTTGATAAGATTGAGAACCTGGAATCACGATGTTATGAGACCATATATGCCTTATTAGATAACTTGAGTCCTGGGTATAGAAACACTTTTGGAGACACCTTGGCCATGAAATTATACAGTATCCAAGAAAGACAGAGTGAGGATGCCTCTATATGA